One part of the Bicyclus anynana chromosome 8, ilBicAnyn1.1, whole genome shotgun sequence genome encodes these proteins:
- the LOC112045904 gene encoding uncharacterized protein LOC112045904 gives MKMSIKNAPNMSQREKFELINSEVRSFYEYCKEAGMSDEEMDIICRPLTNAVRKATIKRWTRLFLLLVMIIAIGYTVSQTDTFQWHATAIVRISLIKLLPIWDWTPLYYSKCLIERSQPQNVDLVSPTDCVTCEAIRTIVRVSDTSYTEVFSHHLSRGAPVIVTDAYYDWSVAGLNLTNIISTDTRLRDSVPCRTLTNIRLGKQPMDLEEIVSRITNTDIPSWFVHFQNCDIRAVKSFRILAPRPYFLSPHIPPSHFNWLLLSKNYDTNRFKYLELDIGLIIMSQLKGKTFLQLKPRAPCEEICYTLNIQLNEGETLVLGNSLWEMEYLPGTGDNAAMITETDWVES, from the exons ATGAAGATGAGTATTAAAAACGCGCCAAACATGTCTCAGCGCGAGAAATTCGAGTTAATTAATTCGGAAGTGCGTTCCTTTTacgaatattgtaaagaggcGGGCATGAGTGACGAAGAGATGGATATTATATGCCGTCCTTTGACGAATGCTGTGCGTAAAGCTACAATTAAACGGTGGACGAGATTATTTCTCTTGTTGGTGATGATAATAGCTATTGGGTACACTGTGAGTCAAACAGATACTTTTCAATGGCACGCGACAGCCATCGTGagaatttctttaataaaattgttgccGATATGGGACTGGACCCCTTTGTACTACAGCAAGTGTTTGATAGAGAGATCTCAGCCGCAGAATGTGGATTTAGTCTCTCCCACGGATTGTGTTACTTGTGAAGCTATca GAACAATAGTCAGAGTGTCGGACACGAGTTACACGGAGGTGTTCAGCCACCACCTCTCCCGCGGCGCGCCGGTGATCGTCACCGACGCGTACTACGACTGGTCGGTGGCCGGCCTCAACCTCACCAACATCATCAGCACCGACACCCGGCTGCGAGACTCCGTGCCCTGCAGGACCCTAACCAACATACGACTCGGGAAACAGCCCATGGACTTAGAGGAAATAGTTTCCAGGATAACCAACACGGACATCCCCAGTTGGTTCGTCCATTTCCAAAACTGCGACATCAGAGCTGTGAAATCCTTCCGAATTCTGGCCCCGAGACCGTATTTCCTGTCCCCCCATATCCCTCCTTCGCATTTCAACTGGTTGCTGCTATCGAAAAATTACGATACAAATAGGTTTAAATACTTGGAACTGGATATAGGATTGATCATTATGTCTCAGTTGAAAGGGAAGACTTTCTTGCAGCTCAAGCCAAGGGCTCCTTGCGAGGAGATATGCTACACTTTGAATATCCAGCTAAATGAAGGAGAGACCTTGGTTTTGGGCAATTCGTTGTGGGAAATGGAGTATTTGCCAGGGACGGGCGACAATGCTGCAATGATCACCGAGACCGATTGGGTAGAGTCATAA